The following coding sequences are from one Bradyrhizobium sp. WSM471 window:
- a CDS encoding PAS domain S-box protein — protein MSAPAADDKNLHSVPTKRGHGHSGRGANIAMTLATRLAIAMILLVAVTVAAVGWLGYRNITQAVIPRVLERIEAQSSLLATHLESYVAGARGDLLGYRSAAAINGLIRAHIGGGLDDVDGVSEQTWRERIAARLAAEIDAKPSYGQFRIIGLDDDQRELVRVDRTGPNGTARIVPDGELERKNDRTYFQETIQLAPGDIYVSPVDLATRQGGTTDPHIPTLRVATPLFTPDSKPFGIIIANIDMRPALDRVRSTASAGGEIYVVNSRGDYLVHPDRAREFGALLGNANDWRRDFPFFAARAGLPQGSTQLTSDQAGRPSGAAIAPVLLAGKEWLAVIETAPPSVFSSVPAAIQKTSSLVGLLAILAAALLAVLLARSLTRPIGRLTAAVEAIGSGRRAEIPVDASGETGVLARAFAQMVEETRAKTAALEREIEEHRRTEAARSHHEARERLFSAAVESSDDAIVMQSLDAIITGWNAAAERLYGYSANEAIGQSTSIIVPPDRREQGKDYLRRIAGGEPIERFETVRLRKDGTSVEISLSLSPIRGPSGEIVGASGTARSLTEARRAERALQQQLEERRQIFETSQDLIMVMDARGHIAQISPSSEAILGYRPEQMIGRSGADFIHPDHLDRSRDEMRALRRGERPRLADTRCFHKNGHEVWLSWLASWSAQANRYFFVGRDMTEARLAQESLRESEQLARNIVETSLDAFTQTDHTGTILSWNSQAEKLFGWTREEAIGEDAIELFVAPSERESVRARLKLFLESEQQSLANPRRDLLVRRRDGKEFRAELSVTALRRREGVLFNSFYRDLTDKIAADERIRQAEKMEAVGQLTGGVAHDFNNILTVITGTIEILADAVAKEPELAAITKMIDEAAGRGAELTQHLLAFARKQPLQPREIDVNALIIDTAKLLRPTLGEQIHIESVFEDENCVAIVDPSQLTTAILNLALNARDAMPGGGKLIVETGAAYLDEVYANVNDVPPGHYVLIAVSDTGSGIPANMLARVFDPFFTSKGPGKGTGLGLSMVYGFIKQSAGHIKIYSEEDHGTTIKMYLPPGKTPTAVGESATPATIEGGHETILVVEDDRLVRDYVLAQLHSLGYVTLQAANAAEALAIVAAGKPFDLLFTDVIMPGKMNGRQLADELQRTRPDLRVLYTSGYTENAIIHHGRLDSGVLLLAKPYRKSDLARAIRKALSG, from the coding sequence ATGACAAGAACCTTCATTCTGTTCCAACCAAGCGCGGGCACGGCCATTCAGGACGCGGTGCAAATATCGCCATGACGCTCGCTACGCGGCTCGCCATCGCGATGATCCTGCTGGTGGCGGTCACCGTGGCCGCAGTCGGCTGGCTCGGCTATCGCAATATCACCCAGGCCGTCATTCCGCGGGTCCTGGAACGGATTGAAGCCCAGTCGAGCCTGCTGGCCACCCATCTTGAATCCTACGTTGCCGGCGCTCGCGGCGATCTGCTCGGTTATCGCTCCGCCGCGGCCATCAACGGCCTGATCCGTGCCCATATCGGTGGAGGCCTCGACGATGTCGACGGCGTTTCCGAGCAAACCTGGCGCGAGCGCATCGCTGCGCGGCTCGCAGCCGAGATCGACGCGAAACCGAGCTACGGGCAATTTCGAATCATCGGCCTTGACGACGACCAGCGCGAGCTGGTCCGCGTCGATCGCACCGGCCCGAACGGAACAGCACGGATTGTCCCCGACGGCGAACTGGAACGCAAGAACGACCGAACCTACTTCCAGGAGACGATTCAATTGGCGCCGGGCGACATCTATGTTTCGCCCGTCGATCTCGCCACGCGCCAGGGAGGAACCACGGACCCTCACATTCCGACGTTGCGCGTCGCGACGCCGCTGTTCACGCCTGATAGCAAGCCGTTCGGCATCATCATCGCCAATATCGACATGCGTCCTGCGCTCGACCGCGTCCGCTCGACCGCGAGCGCAGGAGGAGAAATCTATGTCGTGAATTCGCGTGGCGACTATCTTGTCCACCCTGATCGCGCGCGGGAATTCGGTGCATTGCTTGGCAACGCCAACGATTGGCGCCGAGACTTTCCTTTCTTTGCAGCCCGGGCCGGCCTGCCGCAAGGATCCACGCAGCTTACGAGCGATCAAGCGGGCCGGCCGAGTGGAGCGGCGATCGCACCGGTACTGCTGGCCGGCAAGGAGTGGTTGGCAGTCATCGAGACGGCACCACCATCCGTGTTCAGTAGCGTTCCGGCGGCCATTCAAAAAACCTCCTCGCTGGTCGGCCTGCTTGCCATCCTTGCCGCAGCTTTGCTTGCGGTGCTGCTGGCGCGCTCATTGACGCGGCCGATCGGGCGTCTGACCGCGGCGGTGGAAGCGATCGGCAGCGGACGGCGCGCCGAGATTCCCGTCGATGCGAGCGGAGAGACAGGCGTGCTGGCGCGGGCATTCGCGCAAATGGTCGAAGAAACGAGAGCAAAGACGGCCGCGCTTGAACGCGAGATCGAGGAGCATCGCCGCACCGAGGCCGCGCGAAGCCATCATGAAGCGCGCGAGCGCTTGTTCAGCGCCGCCGTCGAATCCTCCGACGATGCGATCGTGATGCAATCGCTCGACGCCATCATCACCGGCTGGAATGCGGCCGCCGAGCGCCTCTACGGCTATTCGGCGAATGAGGCGATCGGGCAATCCACCTCGATCATCGTCCCACCCGACCGACGCGAGCAAGGCAAGGACTATTTGCGGCGGATCGCCGGAGGTGAACCGATCGAACGCTTCGAGACGGTGCGCCTGCGCAAGGATGGCACGTCGGTCGAAATCTCACTCAGCCTGTCGCCGATCAGGGGCCCGTCTGGCGAGATCGTGGGCGCCTCCGGCACGGCGCGCAGCCTGACCGAGGCGCGGCGGGCCGAGCGGGCGCTGCAGCAGCAGCTCGAGGAACGGCGGCAGATCTTCGAGACCTCCCAGGATCTGATCATGGTGATGGACGCGCGCGGCCACATCGCGCAGATCAGTCCGAGCAGCGAGGCCATCCTCGGCTACCGGCCGGAGCAGATGATCGGTCGCAGCGGCGCCGATTTCATTCATCCGGACCACCTCGACCGGTCGCGCGACGAGATGCGCGCACTGCGGCGCGGCGAACGTCCGAGGCTCGCCGACACCCGCTGCTTCCACAAGAATGGCCACGAGGTCTGGCTGTCCTGGCTCGCCAGCTGGTCCGCCCAGGCCAATCGCTACTTCTTTGTCGGGCGCGACATGACGGAGGCGAGGCTTGCACAGGAGTCCTTGCGGGAGAGCGAACAGCTGGCGCGCAACATTGTCGAGACCTCGCTCGATGCTTTCACCCAGACCGACCACACCGGGACCATCCTGAGTTGGAACTCGCAAGCCGAGAAGCTCTTCGGATGGACGCGTGAGGAGGCGATCGGCGAGGATGCGATCGAGCTTTTCGTCGCCCCCAGTGAGCGCGAAAGTGTCAGGGCCAGACTGAAGCTCTTTCTCGAATCCGAGCAACAATCGCTGGCCAATCCACGGCGCGACCTTTTGGTGCGGCGGCGCGACGGCAAGGAGTTCAGGGCCGAGCTCAGCGTCACGGCGCTCCGGCGACGCGAAGGCGTTCTCTTCAATTCGTTCTACCGCGACCTGACCGACAAGATCGCGGCCGACGAGCGCATCCGCCAGGCCGAAAAGATGGAGGCGGTGGGCCAGCTCACCGGCGGCGTGGCGCACGATTTCAACAACATCCTCACCGTCATCACCGGCACGATCGAGATCCTGGCCGACGCGGTGGCCAAGGAGCCGGAGCTCGCCGCGATCACGAAGATGATCGACGAGGCCGCCGGGCGTGGCGCCGAGCTGACGCAGCATCTGCTGGCTTTTGCGCGCAAGCAGCCGCTCCAGCCGCGCGAAATCGACGTCAACGCGCTGATCATCGACACGGCGAAATTATTGCGGCCGACGCTGGGCGAGCAGATCCATATCGAATCGGTGTTCGAGGACGAGAACTGCGTCGCGATCGTCGATCCCAGCCAGCTCACCACCGCGATCCTCAACCTCGCGCTCAATGCCCGCGACGCCATGCCGGGCGGCGGCAAGCTGATCGTGGAGACGGGCGCGGCCTATCTCGACGAGGTCTATGCCAACGTCAACGACGTCCCGCCGGGACACTACGTGCTGATCGCCGTGAGCGACACCGGCAGCGGAATTCCCGCCAACATGCTGGCCAGGGTGTTCGACCCCTTCTTCACCTCGAAGGGACCGGGCAAGGGCACCGGACTCGGGCTTTCGATGGTCTACGGCTTCATCAAGCAGTCAGCGGGCCATATCAAGATCTACAGCGAGGAAGACCACGGCACCACGATCAAGATGTATCTGCCGCCCGGCAAGACGCCAACGGCGGTCGGCGAGAGCGCGACGCCGGCGACCATCGAGGGCGGACACGAGACGATCCTTGTGGTCGAGGACGACCGGCTGGTGCGCGACTACGTGCTGGCACAGCTGCATTCGCTCGGCTACGTCACCTTGCAGGCTGCGAACGCCGCGGAGGCGCTCGCAATCGTCGCCGCCGGAAAACCGTTCGACCTCCTGTTCACCGACGTCATCATGCCCGGCAAGATGAACGGGCGGCAGCTCGCCGACGAACTGCAGAGAACGCGTCCCGATCTCAGGGTGCTCTACACGTCCGGCTACACCGAGAACGCGATCATCCATCACGGCCGGCTGGATTCGGGCGTTCTGCTGCTGGCGAAGCCCTATCGCAAATCGGATCTGGCGCGGGCCATCCGCAAGGCGCTGAGCGGGTGA